A stretch of Streptomyces vietnamensis DNA encodes these proteins:
- a CDS encoding TetR/AcrR family transcriptional regulator, whose product MRDREPVVQARTRPAPAQRRSTERRQMILSTAEKLLGEQGYEASTIRAIGARAHIPVASVYHYFSDRHQVDAELLQRDMRELDFLVSAVLAESDPPTLPDTVNAVFDLMLDYFRRHPSGIELWVKGRTATISKLVRAFDATQAGKVRDLLVGRGLVRADLPLLVLQLAFEAADQLFHVAFRNSPDGDDTTIDEARRVVTAYLETYASRAAHRHG is encoded by the coding sequence ATGCGTGACAGAGAGCCGGTCGTTCAGGCGCGGACTCGCCCAGCCCCAGCGCAACGCCGCAGCACGGAGCGAAGGCAGATGATTCTCAGCACTGCCGAGAAGCTGCTCGGCGAACAGGGCTACGAAGCCTCCACGATCAGAGCCATCGGAGCGCGCGCACACATCCCCGTCGCCTCCGTCTACCACTACTTCTCCGACCGCCATCAGGTCGACGCCGAACTGCTGCAGCGCGACATGCGCGAGCTCGACTTCCTCGTCAGCGCCGTCCTGGCGGAAAGCGACCCGCCCACCCTGCCGGACACCGTGAACGCTGTCTTCGACCTGATGCTCGACTACTTCCGCCGGCACCCCAGCGGCATCGAGCTGTGGGTCAAGGGACGCACAGCGACGATCAGCAAGCTGGTCCGCGCGTTCGATGCGACCCAGGCCGGCAAGGTCCGGGACCTCCTCGTCGGGCGTGGCCTCGTCCGTGCCGACCTGCCACTCCTGGTCCTTCAGCTCGCTTTCGAGGCCGCTGACCAGCTTTTCCACGTCGCGTTCCGGAACTCGCCCGACGGTGACGACACCACGATCGACGAGGCACGCCGCGTGGTGACCGCCTATCTGGAAACCTACGCGTCACGCGCGGCGCACCGGCACGGCTGA
- a CDS encoding NAD(P)/FAD-dependent oxidoreductase → MSGLIAARELCRQGIDVLVLESADRPGGRMMAETSSLGSRLDLGGQWVGHGHHRFTALAAELGAEMFPMHTPKVPEVVDGSGRIATVGPTMLAVSAVLLAWEARARRGAPGKWASQTVDEWLRRVPGRKARRLLEVLVSVSVTADLDRYSMHAFVEAVRYQGGLTAMLSTNGGAQESLIVEGAGTLTERLAADLGTRVLTGHRVTSIHHDGSGATLHTASGAVRADKVIVSVPPPMSARISYDPPLPASRTALEKNTYMGSVYKAIAVYERPFWRERNGHAEFLLLDRPGGAVFDTTSPDGPGHLCVLVAGTEARELDRLGAAGRSQALLRRLVPRLGPEVLTPVSWHEKSWHLDEHVGGGYAALAIPGTTDGYLPMPSQPVGALHWAGTETASEHAGYIEGAIESGERAAREVIKSLAHTAR, encoded by the coding sequence ATGTCCGGGTTGATCGCGGCAAGGGAGCTGTGCCGTCAGGGCATCGACGTACTCGTGCTGGAATCGGCCGACCGTCCCGGGGGACGGATGATGGCCGAGACGTCTTCGCTGGGCTCGCGCCTGGACCTGGGCGGCCAGTGGGTGGGTCACGGCCATCACCGGTTCACGGCCCTGGCAGCCGAGTTGGGCGCCGAGATGTTCCCCATGCACACGCCGAAGGTCCCGGAAGTCGTCGATGGTTCCGGCAGGATCGCGACCGTCGGCCCGACGATGCTGGCGGTCAGCGCGGTACTCCTGGCATGGGAGGCGCGGGCAAGGCGCGGAGCACCCGGCAAGTGGGCCTCGCAGACGGTCGACGAGTGGTTGCGCAGGGTGCCGGGCCGTAAGGCCCGCAGGCTGCTCGAAGTACTCGTCTCGGTCTCTGTGACCGCCGACCTCGACCGCTACTCGATGCACGCCTTCGTCGAGGCGGTCCGCTACCAGGGCGGCCTCACGGCGATGCTGTCCACGAACGGCGGCGCCCAGGAGAGTCTGATCGTCGAGGGCGCGGGAACGCTGACGGAACGGCTGGCCGCCGACCTCGGCACACGGGTGCTGACCGGCCACCGGGTGACCTCGATCCACCACGACGGCAGCGGCGCGACGCTCCACACCGCTTCCGGCGCCGTTCGGGCCGACAAGGTGATCGTGTCGGTGCCGCCGCCCATGTCGGCCCGGATCTCCTACGATCCTCCGCTGCCCGCGAGCAGGACCGCTCTTGAGAAGAACACCTACATGGGCTCGGTCTACAAGGCGATCGCGGTCTACGAACGGCCCTTCTGGAGGGAGCGGAACGGGCATGCGGAGTTCTTGCTCCTGGACCGTCCCGGCGGTGCGGTGTTCGACACCACGTCGCCCGACGGCCCGGGCCATTTGTGCGTCCTCGTGGCGGGGACGGAAGCCCGGGAACTCGACCGGCTGGGCGCCGCGGGCCGGAGTCAGGCACTGCTGCGCCGGCTCGTCCCGCGTCTCGGTCCCGAGGTTCTCACCCCCGTGAGCTGGCACGAGAAGTCGTGGCACCTCGACGAACACGTCGGCGGCGGATACGCGGCACTGGCGATTCCGGGGACCACCGACGGATACCTCCCCATGCCGTCCCAACCGGTCGGAGCCCTCCACTGGGCCGGGACCGAGACGGCGAGCGAGCACGCCGGATACATCGAAGGCGCCATCGAATCCGGCGAACGCGCCGCTCGCGAAGTGATCAAGAGCTTGGCGCACACCGCGCGGTGA